CTTTGATGAAGGGTTCGTGTCCGACATGGCGCAGACCGACGCACCGAGCGGAGTGATCGTCAACGCACTGCGCTGGGAGATCCTCAACGACTGGACTGAGTTCCAGCACGACGACAAGTTCGAGGACAAGACCGCCGAGATGTCGTACTGGTGGGGCTTCGTGAAGCGCGACACCGGCTTCGAGTCGCTGAAATGCCTCTGGGCCAAGCACGAAGGCAACTACCCCATGTTTGCCGAGGCCATCTGGCTCCTGCACCGGGAGTTCAGCGAGGGCACCGGGGCAGACCACCACCCGCTCTTCGCGAACGTTCCCCCGATCCCGGCCGAAGTCCTGTTCCAGAAGATCGCCAGCTGCTCCGCTCCGGTGTACCGCTCGCTCACCCAGGAACAAATGGTCGCGATCCTGCGCAAGGCGCCGCAGGACTACAGCCGCATGTCATAGCGCGTCGCTCCCGCCCCACGCTTGCGCGTCGTCCATCGACCCGGCTCGCCCCGGGACAGATCGCGCGAAGCAGCATGAGGCAATGGCCGCCCGAGCACGTGCGGCCGGTCGACGGCGTCGCACCGTCGTTCATCCGACCAGCCGCCCAGCCACCACCGACAGCGCGGCGGGGACGGCGACGGGCCCGGCCTGGGTGAAGGCCGGGCCCGTCGCCGTGGGCGGTACGGCTATCGGGTCTGGAAGGCGCCGCGGTCGATGAGGCCCTGAATGTAGGGCGGCCAGTCCCGTTCCAGGCTGGTGGTGATGGCGGCGTGAACGTCGGCGCGTACCTGCGGGGTGACGTGTTCGACGTCGCCGCCCGGGTAGTACAGGCGCACCCCGTCGCGGCTGGCATCGCACAGGATGGCGTGGGCCTTCTGCACGAGCGTCATGTAGAGCTGCGGGACCGGTGCCTTGACGAGTTCGTCGATGACGGCTTCGTAGTCGGCGCCGAAGTCAGCCCAGTCCTTGCCCTGCTTGTCGAGCCAGAGGGTGACGTCGGAGAAGAACACCGCTTTGCCCGGCCCGTCCTTCGGGTCGCGGGCCAGGGCGCTCGCGAGATCGAGCGCGATGCCGGCGCCCTTGCTGACGAGGTCGCGGGGGATCATCGTCGGGGCGATGGCCACCGCGCACTCGCCCCAGCCGTCTCGGGTCTGCTCCGGCCAGGGCAGTCCCAGTACGAGCCAGCCGTCTGGTGCCAGCAGCTTGTTGCTCACCGTGTTCTTCCCCCTCGGTCGTGGATGGTCCGCATCCGATCTTTCCGTCCCGGCCCGGCAGCGGACAAGACGTCCTCCGGCCGCCGGGCCGCGCGCGGCTACCGGCGGCGGCCGAACAGTCCGCGGTTCCTCTTCGCTTCCGCTTCGGCCGCCTCCCGGGCCGCGGCTTCCTCCGCCTGGCGCTGCGCGGCTCGTTCCGCCTGCACCTGCTCGTGGTGTTCGGTCAGGCACGGTCCGCACAGCTCGTTGAGCCGCTCAGCCCGGTACTGCCGGACCATCTGCCACCGGTCGTCGGTGAACTTCGCTCCGCAGCGCCTGCACACGGGCCGCTCCGCCTCGCGGTCCGCGGCTTCCCGCTCCTTCTGGCGCTTGCGGGCCTGCTCCGCCTGCACTACGTACAGCCGGTCACCGTCGGGGTTGTCCAGGGCGTCGGTCAGCGTCTGCCACTCATCGCGCCCGAGCCTGCGCCACACCTTCCCCGCCGCCCCATCCGGATCGGCCGTGATCCGCTCCAGCTCGGTGACGACCACGGGCAGCGCCTGGTGGTAGTCGACGGCCGTGATGTCACCGCCCGCGTACTTGACGCCGGCGAAGTAGGAACGGGCGGCCTGCTCCAGCCGCCGCATCCTGCTGGCCCGCTGCGCCTTCGTCTTACCCGTGAACACGAACGCCACCGGCACGTAGCCCTCGCGGCCGGTCGCCGGGTAGATCCGCGACCACAGCCGGAAGCCGTGCACCGCCGCCTCACCGGAGTAGCGGGCCGCCTGCGCCTTGACCTTGTCGGCCTTCGGCGCCAGGAGCTCGAACCACTCGGTGTAGCGGCGCACCTTGTCCACCAGGACGTCGACGGGCTCGTTGACGCGGTCGACCTCCAGGAGCATCGCGGGCACGTCGACGTCCGGGGCCCGCATCGTCAGGTCGGCGTACTGGGTGTACCCGTAGGGCAGCTTGTGGCCGATCTCGGTCTGCCAGGACAGCGGGGTGCCGAACCCGGCCCCGGTGAGGACCGCGGCGGTCATCGTGACGGCGGCCGCGTGTTCGTCGAAGCCCTCGCCGGCGACCGGCTCGCCGTCGTCGTCGACCTCGAGCTTGCGCAGCGCGGAGACCCGGACGTTCTCCGGCAGCAGCTGCTTGGCTTCCTTGTGTCCTCGCTCGGTGAGCACCCACAGCTGATGGTTCGACTCCAGGCGCGTCTCCACCCGGACCTTCCCCTCGCCCTTGAGGGCGTTGAGGGTGTCCCTCGTGCACCGGTCGTGCGAGTCGCCGGGGCGCAGCATCCGCCACAGGTGTTCAGCGGTAGCCCTCTGGAAGATCCCGAGAGCCTTCAGCACTTCCTTCTTCCTGGTGTGGGTTGGCTTCCATGTCTGCTTCGAAGACTTAGAAGGGTTGTCGAACGTGCCAGGGGCCCTGTTCTGCCGGGGCTGACCTGCGGATACGCGCCCGGCGGGCGAAGTAGCCGTGGAGGGGGCAATGGAGGGGCCCGTGGAGGGGGCCTGCGGGACCTGGTCGACGTCGCCGGCGGGCGCCTGGTCGTGGGTGTCGTGCGGTTCGCGGGCGGGGTCGGGCGTGAAGTCGGCGGGCACGGTGTCCTCGATTCCTCCGGCCTGCGGGCCGGGTCGGTGAGCGTCCGGCCCGCACGCGGAGGTGCGCACGAGCCGGGGCCACCGTCGGAAAGCACCCCTTGTCCGCTGTCTGACGCTCACCCCCGAGAGGTGTCCGTTTCCGCCTTGACTAGGTATTCACTGAGCGGTTTGTCCGTGAGCGACGCCACAGTCAGCCACCCCGTCCCGACAGACGGTTGAGTCGGCACGGAGCGCGGTGCCGGTGTTGCCACCGGTCCGTTTCTCCGTGCCGCTCGCCGAACCCGGCGTGCGCCTCTCAACGCACCGGGCTCTCCACGGAATCTGCCGTTCAGACGTGGTTGAGGGCCATCCAGGGGTTGGGGATCGTGTTGCCTCGGTAGCGGTATCGGGTGACCGAAACCGTTTGAAGGTCGAACAATTCGATCCCGTCCGCCGAGGGTCTGCGCCACCGGCCGTTCTGGTCGGTGAAGCGTCGACGGACGTCCTTCCACCTCCAGCGGTGCAGCACGATCCACCAGCTGATCACCCGGTGCCAGACGAATCTCTGGAGGGATTTCAGGGTGACTTTCGCAACCGCGTGCTTGAAGTAGTTGGCCCAGCCGCGCATGATCTGGTTGAGCCTGATCAGCACTTGACCTGGGTCCTGCTGCGACTTTCTGTTCGTCAGGGCACGGATCTTGCCCTTCAGCTGCCGGATGGGCCGGTCAGCGATGAAGGTGTAGACGTACCACTTGTCCGTTCCTCGCTTGCGGCGCCACTGGATGCGGAACCCCAGGAAGTCGAACCCTTCCGACATGTGCACCACCTGCGTCTTTGCCTCGGAGAGGCGCAGACCCAGAGGCCGGAGCACGTCGGTGATTTCCTCGCGCAGCGCTTCGGTGTCGTCACGGTTGCTGTCTCCGAGTACGACGAAATCGTCCGCGTAGCGGACGATCCGCCAGTTCGGCAGACCCTTGCGACGTCGGCCTTGGCGTCGGGATGCGGTGGACATCTTCCCGCTCGGCTTCCACGGGTCCATCAGGTGCTCATCGAGCGCCGACAGAGCGATGTTCGCCAGCAGCGGGGAGAGGATGCCGCCCTGCGGGGTTCCGGTATAGGAGGTCTCACGGACGGTGCTCTCAGTGAGAACGCCGGCCTTGAGGAACGCCTTGACCAGCAGCAGCACGCGCTTGTCCTTGACCCGTGTTCGCACCCGATCCATCAGGGCCGTGTGGTCGATCGAGTCGAAGCACGCCTCGATGTCCGCGTCCAGGACCCAGCGGTAGCCGTTGGTGCCATAGAAGTGGATCTCAGCGATCGCGTCGTGTGCCCGCCGCAGAGGCCTGAAACCGTAGGAGACCGGCTCGAAGTCGGCCTCGAAGATCGGCTCCAGCACCAGCTTGAGAGCGGCCTGGACCACCCGGTCGGCAATGGTCGGGATGCCGAGCTTGCGCACCTTCCCACTTCCGCCAGGCTTGGGGATCTTGCGTTCGCGCACCGGCAGTGGGCGAAATTCACCCGTCCGGAGTGCGCGACGAAGGTCCTCCAGGAACCCTTGAGTGCCAATTTCGCGCTCCACGTTGACGGTTGTGATGCCGTCGACGCCTGGGGTGTTCGCGCCCTTGTTGCCCGCGACCCGTTCGAACGCCGCAAGCAGCGTCGCCGGGTCGTGCACGAGGTTGAACAGATCGTCGAACCTGCGGCCTTTATCGGCCGCCGCCCAACGGTGAAGTTTGGCCTGCATCCCCGATACCCGCTGGTGAGACCCCATGGGGGCCTCGGGGGCACTGCTGTTCAGCAGTGCGTCTTTCGGCATTGCAGCCTCCTTCCCTTCTCGATTCCGCTGCCGCCCTTCCCCATGTGCCGGGCTTTCCCCGGCTCGGAGTACTACGGCGGCTCCGCCCCGTCCCGGCCCGATCGGCCGACGGTGGGCCCAGCCTCGAACACCACTGGACGTGTTGTCCGAGGTCAGGGCCGGGACGGTTCCCGTGTTCACTCGTTGTTCGATCGACGGATTAGGAGCCCGGCTCTACCCCCGCGGCATCGCCACAGTTACCCCGCAGCACTTCACCGTGGCCTCCCCGAGCCCCAGACCGATGGTTCTCGGGAAGTTTCCCGCCCCCTTATCAAGGCGGAAACGCACCGCATCCAGCCCATATCCACCAGATTCGAGCTGGTGTGGATTGAGGGAGCGTCAGCACCGGTTCCTCTCGTACTCCTTTCCGTCTCGCTTGCCGGACCCGCACCATCTGGCAGTGCTGGTACGTCCCGGCTTTGTCAGGGCCGCTTGCCACCCTCCCCGGCACCTCCCGGGTCGGGCTGCCCTCAGCTTCAAATCCCCTGCTGCGACAGGGGATTGGTGGTGGTCCTTCACCTCCACTCGAACAACGAGCGCCTCACGGCGCACCGGCCTCTGTCCACAGGGCCCGGCTTCGAAGGTGTGATCACCGGCCGGGCGCAGCAGGCGCGCGGCCTGTACGGAGAGGAATCGTCATGGAGACGACGTCGTCGAAGCTGCCCGCGCTCACCCCGGAGCAGATCTGGCGGGCCGCCGACTACGTGGAGCTGGTCTGGCACGACCAGGACACCGAGGAGGCACGGGCCCGCCTGGAGGAGTTCCACCGGGACGGCAAGGAGCTGGCGCATCTGATGGGCGAGTTCGGTGCGCTGCTGCTGGACCAGTACCTCACCGCCGTGCCCGACGAACACGCCGACTGCGAGTCCGCGTACGTCATGGACAAGCTCGCGGCGGTGGCGAGCCGGTACCTCAAGCGGTGGTGCTACTCGGGCGGCGGGGCAGAGGTCGCCTACATCGCGGCGGGGTTCCTGATCGAAGCCATGCAGGAGGTCGACCAGGTGAGCCAGTTCCTGTCCGACGTCCGTGGCGACGCTCCCCGGCGGCCGGCGGCCGTGGCCTCCTGAGCCGAGCGAAAGCCGGGACGGCGCCCGGGGACGGAGACTTCTCCCCCCTCGGGCGCTGTCCTGTTCGGGCGGGATGTCGCACGTAGCGAACCCGGTCAAGGAACGATGCACCCGTCCGGACCGCGCCGGTGTACATCGGATGCTGTGCACTCCCCACCACGATGTCGCGCACTCCCGAGCCGATGCAGGGCACTCCCACCACGATGTCGCGCATCGGATGCAGTGCATCGTCCGGACATCGGATGCGGTGGCGGACATCGGGTGCGGTCCACTCCGCACGGTGGCGTCCACTCCCGGGCCGGTGGTGCGCATCGCGATGCGGTGGTGCGCACCGGTGGTGCGCGCCGCGCGCATCGTCGGTGCGGTGGTGCGCGGCCCGGTGCGGTCGGTGCGCGCACCGTCGGCGCGGCCGCGGGGATGGTGCGCGCACCGACCGTCCCGTGGTGCGCATCGCGGCGCGCGGCGCGCTCCTGGGCAGCACGCGAGGACTCCGCCGCAAGGGCCGGATCAAGCGAAGTCCTCATATCACAGACCCCCTTGACTTCCGTCCCGCCAAAGTCCCAAATGCGCGTTATGGAATGCCTGACTGTGTGGCAGGTCACACAGAATCGGCGCGAGGGCGGTTCTGGTGCGCGCGTTTCGGGGTGGCAGCCGAGTGGTGCGCACCGGCTCGGGCAAGCGGTGCGCACGGTGCGCGCACCGATGATGTGGTGCGCGCACCCGGGTCGGCCGGTGCGCACCATCGTCTCCGTGCGCGCACCGGTGGTGCGGTGGCCGGGGCGGCGGCGCATCACGATGCGCACCGGGTGCGGCGGCCCGGGAGTGCACGACATCGTCGGTGCGCGCGATGGGCGCGATGCCGTACATCGTCGACATCGCGTGCGCGCACCGGATGCCGGGTGGCCCACTCCCCCGTCGGCCAGTGAATGCGGAGTGGGCTCCACTCCCATCCGGTGGACATCGCGGTGGGCTCCACTCCCCACTCGATGCGCGCCACGGTGGAGTCCACTCCCACTGGGTGGCGCACCACGATGGGCTCCACTCTCCGGGCGGTGCATCGCGGGCCGGCCCCGCCTTCGGGTCGACAGACGCGGGCGCCCCACAGACGGCTTGTCCGTGGGGCGCCCGGATGTGGTGGCGGTCAGCTCTCCCAGCCGCTGGCCGATTGGTGTCCTCGTCAGAGGCCCTGGCCCGCTCCCCTGCCCTGCTCGGGCTGCGTCGTGTGGTGCTGCTGCTGGCGGGCGGGGTCGTCCGCGTCCTTGGCCGGCTGCTGCGGCTGCGGTCGGTCCGCGATGAGGCGGGCGCGGGCTTCGGCGGCCTGGGTGTGGGCGGCCAGCCGGGCAAGGTTCTTCGGTGTGTGCAGCCACGTGGCGGGATCGGTCGTCCGGCCCTCCAGGTGCTCTTCGGGCATCGCGGCCTGCTGATGGGCGTGGACGGCGGCGGCCCGCTGCGCCGGGGTGAGGGCGGCGTCCCGGCCGGGGTGGTCGACGGCGTGCGGCGCCGCCTGGTCGTCGTGGTGGTGGTCGTCGGCGGCGTACGCGGTGGCCGACGTGGTCGCGGCCGGCGCTTCGTCCCGCGCGCCCGACAGGATCCGGGCGTCGCGGATCGCGTTCTGCAGGGCGAGGCTGGCGACCCGGGCCCGCTCGTACCGGGACGACTCCCGTGGCGGCTTCCCGTCGATCCCGGCGACCCACCACCGGTGCGGCCAGGCGAAGTCCGCGGTGTAGGTGAGCTGGTCCGGGGCGGGGGCCCGGCGGCCGGGCACGGGGACGGTGAGCTGACGGGCGTGCCGGGACAGGGCCGCATCCGCGATGTAGTCGTCCAGGCCGCGCGTGAAGCCACGGCCGCGCAGCGTCTCCAGCAAGTGCCGGCGCGCTTCGGCCAGGACGTGGCGGCGGGCGAAGGCCCGGCGCACCGTGAAGACGACCGCGGCGACGTCGACGGCGGCGAGCGCGGTGTCCACCACCGGCCTCACCCGGGCCCGGATCGCCTTCCCCGCTGCCTGGCACCGCTCCAGCAGCCCGTCGACCATCTCCTTGCCGAAGCGCAGGATCGCGGACGCACGCCACCACGCGCGCAGCTGCTCCAGCGGCTTCGGAGTCTTCTTCTCCCGGCGGGTGTCCTGCGCCGCCCACCACCCCAGTCCGTTACGGCCGCGCTCGCCGGGCAGCCGACCGTGCTTCTTGACGTACTTGTCGGTGATGCGCTCCAGCACCGGCGCCATCTGCTCGCGGCGAGTGGACGACCAGTCGATGAGGTCCTGCTCCACCCCGGCCACCTCCATCACGGGGCGCAGGCCCGCCGTCACCTCCCGGGGCACGGTCGCCAGACCCAACTCCTCACACACCTCGGTCGTCATGGTGAGCGTGTAGAGCGTCCCGGCCGAAACGAAGTTCTGGAAGAGGCGGCGGGTGTCGAGCGCGCCCCAGGTGCCGTCCGGGCGCTGCGCCCGGTTGAGGATCAGGCAGTGGTCGTGGAGCAGCGGAAAACCGTCGCGGTTGTCGAAGTGCCTCCACCGCGAGACCACCAGGGCCGGCGCCTTCGCACGCTTACGACCCGACGACCACCGGGTCTGTGCGACCTCATCCTCCAGCCACCGCAGCACCGTCTCGATGGCCCTCTCGTGCGCCCGCTCGATGACGCGCCGGGTGCGGTCGTCGCCCAGCGCCCACAGCACGACCAGGGACGCCTGCGGCCGGAAGACGAAGTCGAGCGCGAACAAGGGGGTCGCCTTGCGCCGCTCGATCTCTTCGACCGGCTGCCCCAGGACGGTCGCCAGCCGGGCCGTCTCCGGGTCGGCCCCGTCGTCCAGGAGCTCGCGCTCGATCCGGTCGGCATCCGGGTGCCGGCCTTCCCCGAAGACGAGCTCCATCTGCCGCTCGGTCACCTCCTGTCCGGCGGTGAGCCCGAGCGCGGCCAGGCCGCGCCCCATCCACACCCCGGGCGGTAGCCCGGCTATCTCCTGGGCGTCCTTCAACGCCTGACGGGCCGGACGACGGCCGTCACCGAAGGCGACACCACGTACGTAGTAGCGCCAGGCGTTCCGCTTCTGAACCTTCGCAACACTGAGCATCCCGGCAGCGAACACGGCTCTGACCTGCGAAGAAAGCCCGATCCCGTGAGGCGGGAGGGTTCACCAGAACTTCACCGCCGATCCCGCCGGACGGGCATCTGCGGCGACGCCCCGCCCGTCAGGCGAACACCTCTCAGGGCCAGGCAAATGCTGCGCGACAACCAGTCCCACACGCCTCAGAAACGCCAAGTAACCGACTCCACCGGTATACGGCGCACCTTCACGTGCCGCTCCCCCGGACGACGACCAACGACGCCCCACCCCGCACTACGTCACCGACTCCCTTCCACCCGAGCGAGACACCCACCGCCCCCGGCAACCCCGGGGGCTTCGTGCTTCCTGGAGGACCGACGTGCCGACCTACGAAGCCCTGCCCCGCTTCACCACCGATTTGGACCGCCTCACCCCAGAACAGCGCCGCCGATTCCGCCAGACCGTGATGGCCTTCGTCGAAGACCTGCGCGCCGGAGGACGATTTCGTGCCGGTCTCCGCGTCAAGCGAGTCCAGCGAGCACCGGGCATCTACGAGCTCACCTGGTCCATGGGCACCGGACCCGCAGGACGCGCCACCTGGCAGTACGGTCCGGCGCTCCGCCCCGGCACACCGCACGTGATCTGGCGCCGCATCGGCACCCACGACATCCTCACCGGCCCCTAACCCGAGGTCTCCCGGCTACTTTCACGCGTGAAACCAAGACGGTCCGGCTGAGGCCAGGGGCGTCTGGCCGCTAGGGTTCGGTCCGACAGGTTGCACCACCTCGGAGGACAAGATGACGACGCCGCTGCCTCGGCCGAAGCGTAAGAAGAAGGGCGAGGGCGGCGGTAGCGGCACTCTGCGAGCCGACCGTGAGAAGGCTGGCCTCACGGGCAGCCAGGACATCCACGCTCTGCCTCCCGAGGACGGCGAGCTCCTGGAGCTCGACCCGGAGACCATCTCGCCCAACCCGATGAACATGCGGCTTGAGCTGCGCGACATGGACGCGATGATCGCGGACGTAGGCGAGCGCGGTGTCCACACGCCGGGCATCGTGATGCACACCAAGGTCTTCGTGGAGTGCTACCCGCAGTGGGCATCCAGGGTGAAACACCCCGACCGGACCTTCATCCTCGGGCCTGGTCACCGGCGGCACGCCGCTGCGCTCGCGACGGGGCGCGTCATGCCTGCGGTCCTTCGCGATGATCTCGCCCGAGATCGCCGCGTCGAGGAAGAGCTGGTCTCCGAGAACAACAGCCGCGCCGGTCTTTCCCCGATCGAGCAGGCCCTGGCGATCGACCTGCTGCGCCAGCGCGTCCACGAGGACGAAGACCGGGCCCTCAGCTTCGACGAGGTCGTCGAGCGAGCCGGATACACCGCGGGGACGGTGTCGAAGTACCTCGCGCTCCTCAAGCTCCCCCAGGACGTTCAGCAGGCGATCCACATCGGGGACCTGTCGATGCGCGCCGGCTACTCGCTCTCGCTGCTCAAGGACGCCGACGGGAAGAAGGAGTCCCCCGAGGCACACACCCTTCAGCTGCGCGGCTGGCAGCTGATGCGAGACGAGAAGCTGTCCGTGGAGGCCGCCAAGAACCGGGTGGCCCTGGAGGGGCAGCAGCAGTTTCACGCGGGAAAGTCGCCCGCGGCCCCGGTGGCTGTACCGGAGCCGCGGGAGGAAAGCAGCGCCCAGACCCGGGAGGACCAGGCTCCTTCCGGTGCGACGCCGAAGGCGGTGACGTCCCCCAGCGATGGCGGCGAGACGGGACAGGGCGAGACCGCTGCCGCCCCGGCCGCCGTCGCGGTCATCGAGACGGCCGATGGGGCCGCGCCCGCAGCTTCGCCGGCCCCGGTCGTAGATCCCGAGGTGCTCCGCAAGGCTGCGGCGGACCAGCGGGACTTGGCGTGCCGACTGCTGCTCGCTGAGGAGCGGTTCGCGAAGGGGGCGGAGTCGAACGCCCGTCTCGTCACTGTGGTGCTCAACCCGAACGAGTGGAAGCAGGCGGCGGCCAAGGCCCACGGATGGCTGGTGGAGCTGAAGAAGGGGCCGTCCAGCAAGAAGCGCCCCACCGACTACTTCGCGGCTGTCGCCGTATCCGAGGACTCCGGACTGATGCACCGTGCCGCCTTCGCCATCGGCTTGGCCGCCGACGAAGTGCGGGCCGCACAGCCGGACCGGGCGTGGGACGCTCGCGACGTCGCGCACGTTCAGTTCCTCGCCACCAGCCGCGCCTCGTACCAGCTCAGCGAGTGGGAGCAGCAGCAGGTGGAGCTACTTTCACGCGGGAAACAGTGACCGCCCGCCCCCGACAGGACGGCTCAGCCTCCACGGAGACCAGATGACCAGCACACTCGCGAAGACCAGGGCGCAGAACGTCAGGCGCGCCTACAAGGTGTTCATCTTCGCCCTCAAGGCCGGCGGCACGGCCAAGACGTCCACCACCACGGCCCTCGCCGTGCAGCTGGGCCTGCGCGGCTACCGCGTCCTCGTCATCGACCTTGACCCACAGTGCAACGCCACCCGAGTGCTGGGCCGCCGTGTGTTCAAGCCGGGACAGAAGAGCCTCACCGACGTGATGGCGGACAAGGCGCAGCTCAAGGACATCATCGTCCAGGCCCGGTACCGCACCGACCCGGACGGCGACGGCGACGACTCGTTCACCGAGATCCCGAACGTCTGGATCGCTCCCGGCGACCTCGATCACCCGGACATCGACGACGCAGAGCGGATCCTCAACGCTGAGGACGGGAACGTCTTCTGGCTCAAGGACGGCCTGGACGACCTGGCGGAAGAGTTCGATGTCGACGTCGTCCTCATCGACCCGCCGGCCACGTACGGACGCCTGACGGTCACGGCCCTCGTGCTCCTGGACGAAGAGACCGAGGGCGCGGTCATCCCGCCGGTGCTGTGCACCTACAAGGAGGCCGACGCGCTGGTCCGGCTGGAGAAGAAGCTCAAGGAGATCAGCGAGCGCCGCATGTACCAGCGGCGCGGGATCCGGCCGCAGATGAAATACGTGATGGCCTGCGCCGCTCCCACAGCCTCGTTCGGGACCGAGGAGCACTGGGAGACGTTCAACGAGCTCAAGGAGGAGTACGGCGACATACTGCTGCCGCCAGTGCACTGGTCCGGCGTCGCCACCAAGATCTACCGCAACGAGTGCGCGGTGCCGCTCCTCTCGCCGAACTCCCGACCGGCTCAGGACTACGCGAAGGTCGCTACAGCTCTGGGATTTCCGCAGCGCTGAAATCCACTTTCACGCGTGAAAGTACCGACCAGCTAGGCCCGGAAACGCACGAAGGCCCGTACCCCCTGCGGCATTCACAGGGAGTACGGGCCTTCGTGTTGGACGGGCTCAGGCGGCAGTCGCGCGTGGGGCTCGGGCGGAGCGCCGCAGCCTCCGGGCCTTCCGCTTCCAGCGGTCCCAGAGGGTGGGGTGGGTGTGTCGCCAGGCGACGCGGTCCAGGGCCACGGGGTCCGTGTGGCGCTGGGAGAAGCCGCAGGTGCACTCCAGGCCGTAGGGGATCGGCTGTGCGCCGTCCCGGGTGGTGGTGACGACGACGCGCTCCCCGTCGTGAGCGCCGTGGTAGGTGCCGACCCAGAGCTGTGTGAGCATCGCGATTCCGTTCTGTGAGGTGAGTGGCGCCGGGGCGGCCGGGCTCGTGGCCGGCGGCCGCCCCGGGCCTGTCTGCGGGCGGGGCGTTCAGGACTTGGTGGGGGCGTGGTCGGTGACCACGAGGAACTGGTCGGTGGCCAGG
The window above is part of the Streptomyces sp. Edi4 genome. Proteins encoded here:
- a CDS encoding replication-relaxation family protein, giving the protein MLKALGIFQRATAEHLWRMLRPGDSHDRCTRDTLNALKGEGKVRVETRLESNHQLWVLTERGHKEAKQLLPENVRVSALRKLEVDDDGEPVAGEGFDEHAAAVTMTAAVLTGAGFGTPLSWQTEIGHKLPYGYTQYADLTMRAPDVDVPAMLLEVDRVNEPVDVLVDKVRRYTEWFELLAPKADKVKAQAARYSGEAAVHGFRLWSRIYPATGREGYVPVAFVFTGKTKAQRASRMRRLEQAARSYFAGVKYAGGDITAVDYHQALPVVVTELERITADPDGAAGKVWRRLGRDEWQTLTDALDNPDGDRLYVVQAEQARKRQKEREAADREAERPVCRRCGAKFTDDRWQMVRQYRAERLNELCGPCLTEHHEQVQAERAAQRQAEEAAAREAAEAEAKRNRGLFGRRR
- the ltrA gene encoding group II intron reverse transcriptase/maturase — translated: MPKDALLNSSAPEAPMGSHQRVSGMQAKLHRWAAADKGRRFDDLFNLVHDPATLLAAFERVAGNKGANTPGVDGITTVNVEREIGTQGFLEDLRRALRTGEFRPLPVRERKIPKPGGSGKVRKLGIPTIADRVVQAALKLVLEPIFEADFEPVSYGFRPLRRAHDAIAEIHFYGTNGYRWVLDADIEACFDSIDHTALMDRVRTRVKDKRVLLLVKAFLKAGVLTESTVRETSYTGTPQGGILSPLLANIALSALDEHLMDPWKPSGKMSTASRRQGRRRKGLPNWRIVRYADDFVVLGDSNRDDTEALREEITDVLRPLGLRLSEAKTQVVHMSEGFDFLGFRIQWRRKRGTDKWYVYTFIADRPIRQLKGKIRALTNRKSQQDPGQVLIRLNQIMRGWANYFKHAVAKVTLKSLQRFVWHRVISWWIVLHRWRWKDVRRRFTDQNGRWRRPSADGIELFDLQTVSVTRYRYRGNTIPNPWMALNHV
- the mobF gene encoding MobF family relaxase; this translates as MLSVAKVQKRNAWRYYVRGVAFGDGRRPARQALKDAQEIAGLPPGVWMGRGLAALGLTAGQEVTERQMELVFGEGRHPDADRIERELLDDGADPETARLATVLGQPVEEIERRKATPLFALDFVFRPQASLVVLWALGDDRTRRVIERAHERAIETVLRWLEDEVAQTRWSSGRKRAKAPALVVSRWRHFDNRDGFPLLHDHCLILNRAQRPDGTWGALDTRRLFQNFVSAGTLYTLTMTTEVCEELGLATVPREVTAGLRPVMEVAGVEQDLIDWSSTRREQMAPVLERITDKYVKKHGRLPGERGRNGLGWWAAQDTRREKKTPKPLEQLRAWWRASAILRFGKEMVDGLLERCQAAGKAIRARVRPVVDTALAAVDVAAVVFTVRRAFARRHVLAEARRHLLETLRGRGFTRGLDDYIADAALSRHARQLTVPVPGRRAPAPDQLTYTADFAWPHRWWVAGIDGKPPRESSRYERARVASLALQNAIRDARILSGARDEAPAATTSATAYAADDHHHDDQAAPHAVDHPGRDAALTPAQRAAAVHAHQQAAMPEEHLEGRTTDPATWLHTPKNLARLAAHTQAAEARARLIADRPQPQQPAKDADDPARQQQHHTTQPEQGRGAGQGL
- a CDS encoding ParA family protein, giving the protein MTSTLAKTRAQNVRRAYKVFIFALKAGGTAKTSTTTALAVQLGLRGYRVLVIDLDPQCNATRVLGRRVFKPGQKSLTDVMADKAQLKDIIVQARYRTDPDGDGDDSFTEIPNVWIAPGDLDHPDIDDAERILNAEDGNVFWLKDGLDDLAEEFDVDVVLIDPPATYGRLTVTALVLLDEETEGAVIPPVLCTYKEADALVRLEKKLKEISERRMYQRRGIRPQMKYVMACAAPTASFGTEEHWETFNELKEEYGDILLPPVHWSGVATKIYRNECAVPLLSPNSRPAQDYAKVATALGFPQR